Part of the Hemiscyllium ocellatum isolate sHemOce1 chromosome 48, sHemOce1.pat.X.cur, whole genome shotgun sequence genome, tctctctctctcccctctccctctctcgctcttgctctctctcatagACTTTCTTCTGTTATATTTTTCAAAGAACGTTGCCAGTgtcttctgaaaaaaaaaccgaGCGACGGAGCTCCATGGCAAACAACTCAAAAGCAAAAATATTGAACAACGAAGGTAGGTGCCACTATCAGAACATATCTCTGGTTGCAAAAAATGAAGACTTCTCCAATTAAAAGTAAGGGCTTGGTTAGCACTGTAGAACATCGTAACCTAGGGCTTCAGGAACACGATTCTTTGAAGTTCGCATCATATACAGACAGTTTGGCTAAAAAGGTGACTCAGGACCATATGTTTAGTTTACACAGGACGTTCCTTTGGTATCTCCGGGAGTAATGTGCCCAGTTATGATCGACGTGTTGTGGAAATGACATGATTAAGAGttagagagttcagaaaaggttttccAGATGTTCCTGGAATGAAGTGTTTGCGTCAGAAGGAGAGGCTGATTCTATTTTCACCGCAGCGTAGGAGATTCAGGGCTGATCTGacagtgatttataaaatcatgacgagcATAATTTGTGCAAATTGCAGGTGTTATTCCTTAGGGTGAGGGTTTTCAAGATATTGGGCCATAAttggaaggtgagaggagaaaggttacAAAAAAAATCACGAAGGAATTTTGCTTTTAAACAGAGAGCAATTTTTTACGTGGAAAGAACTTCCACAGGACGTGCTTAATACGCATACGGttataactttttaaaatccATTCAGTTACGTGCATGAATTAGagatgtttggaggaatattggtCAACTGCGGGCAGATGGTACGAGTTGAGTTTGGAATTATGGCCGGAATGGATTATTTGGACTAAAGATGCTGTTTCCACGatgtatgactctgtgatccaCTTACTCTATGACACCATCAGCACTGCCAACGGTTGATATCACAGCAGCATTGGTCAAGAAGTGGAGTGTTCCACGTTACATCAGTGACTGTAAATTACTGTCAAGATTGGTGAGTCGTGAACTGTTCTGAAGCTAGGGACTTGGGTCGATGAAAACAATTGCTTCATTTCACTGTTTAATGGAGTATCTTCCGTGATCGATTTATGCCAGTGTGGTGAACAAAATTCTGACGACTACCAGGAATATTATATTGTGCATTTCTTCGCGCTGAGCAATCTATTACTCCGAACTCAGGCCGGATATGTATTGACATAAAACTAAAATTACTCGATTAGGATGAAATTGTAACTGATTGTGATTACATGATTCCAGTGATGCAGTATGTAAAGGACAGAACTTGGCATTTGGTACAACTATATCTGACATCATTGAAGCTCCACACAGCCTTCTGTCTATTCCTCATATTCTTGGGCACATATACATGCATGAACACATGCTGCCATTTCTGGCTTGCTCAGAAAGAATGCTCACCTTCGCTTAACAGTTTTACTTAAATGCTCATTCTCCTCAACATTAATATTTTGACATCCTCGGAGCAAATGGCACCTATCTTTGAGTTGATTCTAGTGTGTAATTGCTATGGCTGCTATGGCTGAACGTGGAATTGCAAATTCTATCGAAGGAAGAATCAGGAGCTTCAGGAATAGCTCTCCTTTATCCATGAATGTTGCACCTTCCATCTTTGTCATTACCTGAACTGCAATTGATCTGAAAGAAATAGGTAGATTATAGTCTGACTGTGCACTTGTCCCTCATTCAAAAACTTACTTGCCCACTTTCCTCTTATGGAGAGCCTGCTTTTTGCGCACGTTCCAGATGCATTAAAACTGGAGGCGTGAGTTTCAGTGTTGGGGCAATTCAAATCATTGATCCTCTAACTGTTTTCTTTGACGTGTTTGTGTTGATGAAATCAAACAGTTACCACTTAGGATAGATGAAGGAAAATGTTCGTCTGTATTGAACATTGTTTtgttctctcttttctctctcttgcagtCAATATAGTGACAGTTGGAATTCTACTTCGGGGTAACTGTGGTCTCTCATCCTGCAGCAGACGCTATCTGCTAGCCATGGCAATGGTGGATCTATTCGTCGTTATCATTGAGATCATACTCAAACGAATCAAACATGACTTTTTTCCACCATCATTCTTGGACATTACCCCTGTGTGTCGTGTTCACTATGCTCTGTGCCGTCTACTcatagactgttctgtctggttcaccatcGCTTTCACCTTCGATCGATATGTCACCATTTGTTGTGAGAAACTAAAAACCAAATACTGCACTCAAAAAACCGCAACTATCGTTCTCGCAACAATCAGCTGGCTGATTTTTCTAAAAAATATTCCTACCTACTTCAGGTTTGAACCTTATGAGATCATTGACAATGTACCATGGTACTGCATGAATTCAGATGCATACTATTATGACCCTGTGTGGAGAGGTTTTAACGACTTTGAAAAGATTCTAACACCAATATTCCCTTTCGGTTTAATACTGTTCCTCAACGCCCTGACTGTCAAacacattttagtggccagtcaAGTCCGGAAAGTTCTGAAGGGTCAGACTAAGGGAGAAAATtccagtgacccagagatggagagtagAAGGCAGTGTATAattttacttttcatcatttctggAAACTTCATATTATTGTGGCTGTTGTACATTTTATGTTATTTTGGTATTGACGCCCCTTTAGATCGTGATGGGGAATATACATTCGAAAGAGTTGCATACATGCTGCGAAATTTGAATTGCTGTACGAACACCATTTTCTATGTGTTATATTTGTCCAAGTTCAGAGAGAAGCTCAAGAACCCACTGGAAGCTATTTTTGCTTGAAATATTCAACCCAGCAACAATCAAAGCAACTGAGTCAGCAGCACTCAGCGTGGAGGAGTCGTAAGAAGAAAATATTAAGAGATGTATCAGCGATGTTATCAATTGGGAAGAGAAAGTTGAACAATCTGAGGAACACTGACAGCTGTTTGTCAGATGCCAATTAGAAATTGGCGAAGGAAGCGAGATGACCCTGGGATGACCTGAAGTGAATGAAAAGAATGAAGCAGTCACTTGAAAAAGTTTCACAACAacagaaaaaaggaaaaacaaacacAGTCCACAGAGGAAATAAAAAGACAAAAATTGGCAGCAGAAGGAGGCTGTTTATATTTCTGAGTCTGCTTGACCATTCAAATAGATCAGGGCTCATTATCTGCATCAATATCAGTTTCTTACACCATATCGACTCATGTTGTCAAACTGAACAATTGAACTCTCCTCATGCTGAGCTGAGATTATCAGAGAGCTGTAATTTTCAACAGTTGTCAGATATTCCGTAGAAGAGTCATCAAAGCAGCTAACGTTCAGTTGACCAAATATAAAAACAGCAGGAGGGCATTCGAATTTCCTCCCACAGAAGAGATAATGAAGCTGATCGCAGTTTCTCCTCCATTAGGTCTCAGCTCCTCACATCTGCTCAGGCAAAGCAATCACACCATAAGAAAATAAAATACTTTGCATATGGCAAGTCTTCATGTATAATTACTCTTTATATTCTCACTAAATTCACAATGAGAAACAAGTTTTCCTGCATTTCTGGTCGAGTCACTGCTGTCATCCCCCCGCCAGAGTCAACCTCTGGGATTTCATGTGGAAATGGACCGTGCTAGAACTTCTGTACAAACATCAGAGTTGGGAAGTGAAATAATAGGCCATCACACAAATGGGGGAGTGGTACACTTCCCTGTTCATGGCTAGCATGAACATTCACTCAGAGCTAAACTGAGGGCTGTTCACTTGCTCCATCTGCATCCGTGTAAATGCTTTCAGAATATACAATTTGCCGAAAGCGCTTTTTCGAGCCTCAAGTGAATTGAAGGATTTACTCAGATGAGTCTTTTCCATTTTCATGACTTGCTGATTCTGCCCTGGTATCAGGCTCATTACTGAAAACTTCATCGATTACATTGCCTCCTCAGATTGGATTACACCACTGCTTGGACTCACAGATTCCACACTGTATTAACTGGACGAGAGCGAAATAAATGTTTTCTGTTCTCCAACTGTCACGACCTCCCAATCATCAATCCTTCCCGTCTCCTTTCTGCCCACACTCACATCCCCGATTAACTACTGTCCTGAATTACATAACCTTACACTTGTATATCAATCTCTGCATGGCCTTTTCCTATCCAAACAAAGCAACTGCTAATTCTCTATTACTGGATTTGTTCTGATCGCTTCCTGCAGGCACTTTGTTGCTCCTTACTTCTATAACATACTGGAGTCTTGGAAGTCCCAAATACCTCTTGTTGCGATCAGATCTCCATCATGACAAACGCCTGCAGCCCTTCCATTCGCTGCAAAGCACTTCAAATCTGTTATGCTACCTGTCTTCAAAATGGTCCTGCCTCTAATGTTCTCCAAAACACCGCGCTATCTATGCCAATCTCCAGCTTTGACAACATCTACAATTTAGTAGCGCTCTACTAGCGACAAACATGATGATCTTGCTTCATGCAACAATTGCCTGCAGCACGCACAGTTTCAGTGACACCATGCAGACATCACAACGCTTCCCATGTGTTTCACAGTTTCCACCCTCCGGCAAAAAAAATCTCCGCTGCTTTCTTCATCACTCTTACTTATATATCTCCTCCACCTGCTAGGTTCGCCATATTTCTGGAACCTCTTCCAGACAGAAAGTGGTCTTTGCTGCGTACAGCTGTACATGAAAGTAACACTCAGCATTTCCTCCAGTTAACCTCCAGTTACTGCCATCTAATATCAGTTATCGTCTCAAGCACCAAGATATGTGACTATCGCTGCAACTTTCAACATCCCCCACACACCTTCCCATTTTTTCCTAAGCTGCGCCAATCACTCCTACCCTCTCAACATTTTATCAACCCTGACATGCTACAACCGTCTACTTTTCTGCAAATCTCTCAAATTCATCTCACAGGTTCTGCATTCGTGAGACATTCGGGACTTTCCAAAAGCCCCGACCTGTGCACACATTCAAACCAATGTCCATTAATCTGTGAGTGCAACACACCTTACAATGCATCCCATCGTTGCAAATTCTGCCTATGCCCCTTGCACTATCTACCCTTGTCGGGTGCGTTTCGTTAACACCTTACAAACGCAAAAACATGCCCATGACTGTGACCACCTTCAGACCGAATAGACCTCCGTATCTTTGTACATTACTTCGTCCACTACAAATGTGAAGTGTGTTTCCATCTGTATCGTTCATATATGTGTCAGCATTTGCAGTGCAGAATTTATCGAATGCTGCGATTTTGCAGGGTGGTTATTTTGATGATCACTGCAGGTCACTCCTCCTAAACACTTTTTGGCGATATTGACTGGAGTCCACACttcacaaacttcattcattgtGAAGTTGCCTGCATGCCACTCTACCTGGCCCATTTTCCAATAACGCACGCTGCAAGCCATTCTTCCATTCTTCCCAGCCAGACCGTATGCAAACGTTTTCAGAGGCTTTCGAGAGAGAACTCATTTTCTCGTGACATGGAGACTCCACCACAGCCAAATGGGAAACCTTGCGGAATACCATGCTCCTCACATCCGTGGTTGCCTTTGGGAAGAAGACCTGCAAGGTAGCCGAGTGGTTTGAAGCCAAGGCAACCGACATACTTCAAACTTTGAAGCCAAGCATGTCGCCACAGCTAAGTACAAGCCGACAGCGCGCTGGAAGTAGTTCCAGACTCACAGGGCTGTCAAGTAGAAGGTTCAGCAGGCTTCCAGGTGTTGCATTGTCATTTTCAGGCCACAGCTAAGTGAGTAAATTTAGGCAGACACTCTAATGGGAAACATGAGGAGATAGTGCAAAGGCATCAATAACACAGTAGGACCAGCTATGAGCAAAATAGGATGGCCTAATCCTCTAATGACGAAATAATAAAACACAAAGGCCAGCAGATGAAGAGGTAGAATGAACACTACTCTGAATTCGATGCCAGAGATTATACCATGCCAGCTCCAGTACTTGATGCCATCAAGTGCTTATATTGTCATACAGTCAAAGAGATTTACAGCATCGAagtaaacccttcggtccaacacgtccataccgaacagatatcctgacacaatttagtcccacctgccagcacctggcccttatcCATCCAAATTCTTTCTACTCATCAACCTATCCAGATCcctcttaaatgtagcaattgtactagcctccatcacctctggcagctcattccatacacgtacaaccctctgaatgaaaaagttgcacctttggtctcttttatatcctttctGTCTCAcactaaagctatgccctctggCTCTGGACATTCCTcaccacggaaaagactttgactatttattctatccatgcccctcatgattttgtaaacctctataaagtctccACTCAGACTCTGAAAcaccagggaaaacggccccagcctgttcaacatcatccgatagctcaaacctccaatccttgcaacatcctcgtaaaccttttgTAAACGTTACAAATTTCACCATATCTTTCAggtaggaagaagaccagaattgcacaaaatattccaacaatggccg contains:
- the LOC132836891 gene encoding probable G-protein coupled receptor 139, translated to MRDLIRTVRKIFYVVLGIIGFPVNIVTVGILLRGNCGLSSCSRRYLLAMAMVDLFVVIIEIILKRIKHDFFPPSFLDITPVCRVHYALCRLLIDCSVWFTIAFTFDRYVTICCEKLKTKYCTQKTATIVLATISWLIFLKNIPTYFRFEPYEIIDNVPWYCMNSDAYYYDPVWRGFNDFEKILTPIFPFGLILFLNALTVKHILVASQVRKVLKGQTKGENSSDPEMESRRQCIILLFIISGNFILLWLLYILCYFGIDAPLDRDGEYTFERVAYMLRNLNCCTNTIFYVLYLSKFREKLKNPLEAIFA